The sequence AAATGATCTGCTTCAAGAACTACTGCTGAGCGATATGAGTAAATCTTTCCTTTTTTACCCTTAATTGTTCCGTCAAGGAAATTACCGGAATAAAACTGCATACCCGGTTCTGTTGTAAGTACTTCCATAAACCGGCCACTTTTTTGTTCTAAAAGCGTAACAGCCAATTTCAACGATCCGTCCCAATCATTTAAGACCCAATTACAATCATACCCTGGTCCCAATTCCAATTGTTTGTCATCTGCATTAATCCTTTCACCAATGCAAGTAGGTTTTCTGAAATCAAAAGGTGTATTAGTTACAGATTTCAATTCACCCGTAGGAATCAGCCCCTTTACAACAGTTGTGGTTTTATCAGCGTTAATCCAGAGGACATGATCCAGAATATCACCCTCACCCGCACCTGCAAGGTTAAAATAAGAATGATTAGTCAAATTAAGAACAGTCGGTTTATCAGTAGTCGCCTTATAATCTATTTCTAATGCGTTACCATTAGTAAGGGTATAAGTAACTGTTACATTTAAATTACCAGGATAACCTTCTTCACCGTCTTTACTTAAATAGCTCAGTTTAAGTGCAGGTTCTTTACCATTAATAGGTTCTGCATCCCAGACGACTTTATCGAATCCTTTTATTCCGCCATGCAGATGGTTTTCGCCGTCATTGGTTGCCAAGATATATTCTACGCCATCTAATGTGAACTTGCCTTTGTCTATCCTGTTTCCGTACCGGCCGACAATTGCTCCGAAATATGGATTATTATCAATATATTGTTTTAAAGAATCATAGCCGAGAACAACGTCACCGTAATCTCCTTTACGGTCTTTCACTTTTAATGATACAACAATAGCTCCATAGTTAGTAATTTTTGCCTCCATTCCAGTTTCATTAACTAAAGTAAACAAATCAACAGGAACATCATCCTCAGTCTGTCCGAAAGGTTGTTTTGTAATTTTCATCTTTGTTACTCCTCTATTTTGACATTCCACAAAAAGTAAAAAAACCGCAACACCGACTACTATTTTAAAAATTTTCATATGGTTTCTTCCTCAAAATCCCTGTTTCAATCTTCATCAATTAATTATATGTCTATAATTTTATTTACAACTCTAACTTCACGGTTTTCTCTATAAGCACAAAAGCATATTCCACTTGGGACAGTTATTCCACCATTAGTTTTTATATGCCGAAGGGTTAAAGTTTCTCCTTAATTTTTCTTACCTTCTATTAAATTTCTTACTTTCTTTACCACAATATCATAAATTTCAATCTCTATATAAATAGTTGTTTGTATTTCAAATCTGCAATATGTGCTAAAATTCAAAAAATTATAAGCCATTTGATTACATACTTATTAGCTTTATCATTAACGGTTGTATCTATATAAACTTCCATTCAGGGCAGTCAAGAACACGAGAAGGTTCTTTTTGCAAAGTATGGAAAATAAAGAACACTAATAAAAATAATTAGTAACAGAAAAAATCTCCGATTAAAAATATCCGTTTTCTTATTGTTTGCTTATATGCTCCTTCCCATGATCAAATCTTATTGTATGTTGCATTTAACAAAACTCAAATAAAAAACAATATTATCACTTAGTTAAAGCCGGCCAATCTTAGTACAAAGTTACAATTGCCCGGCTTTTGGTTCTGTTTTTCTAAAACTTGAATGATTTCCAATGAAAACTAATTTTCTGTTTTTTCAAGACCTTTCAATTTTCAGAACAAATGCGTTTTCACATGGTTTTTCTTTAGGCATATCAACTTTCAAACCCTTACCTTTAATAATTTTCCAATTTAACTCTTTCCCATCTCCGAGCATTGTAATTTTTTGGATCTCATTTGGATAAATATAATAACCGGGAAATTCTTCATCGCCATCCAGAGGCACTAAGCTTTTAATCAAAACTGATTCCCCTGGCCAGTCCAGTATAATTGCGTACAACACATTACCTTTTACAGTAAAGCGTATGTCTTCTTTTGTGTACTTTATATCAGATTCATTAAACATGGCGTCACCTTCATCACCGATTTTTACACCTGTAGGGCCTTCGCCATATTTTGTCCAAGAAGTTGTTCCGTAAATGGCTTCACCATTTACTTTAAGCCATTTTCCCATTCCTAAAAGACCCCTTTTAGCGCCTTCAGGAATAGTGCCGTCCCATTTTGGCCCGATATTTAATAATAGATAACCATTCTTGCTGACTCTGTCAACAAGATTATCAACCAATCGATTTACTGATTTGTAATTAAGATTCGGGATATATCCCCATGCACCCTGATCATCAATTGAAGTGTCTGTAATCCAATCATAGTGCGTTAATTCAGGTTCCTGGCCGAGTTCAAGATCATAAATCCCTGCACCTGGAGGTAGATCATCGTGCTTGTAAGAAATAATTACATCCTTTCCTCGGTCAATAGCCTTGTTGTAGTAATAAGCAACGAAATTCTTTACATAATCTTCCTGTATCATATCAAGAGCAAAATCGAACCATACATAGTCAGGATCGTATTTATCAACTACTTCAACAAGTTTTCCATACCATTCATCAAGAAATTCCTTATTTCGAATTGCACCTTTTTTATGAATCGGACCGTATAATCCAGAATAGGCAGGATTACTACAATCTTTTGTTTTGTCCCATGTCGGGAAGAAAAACCAATTTGCCGCATGATGAAAGGCTGTGACAAACTTCAGGCCCTTTCCTTTTATAGCTTTCTCCAGTTCACCAACAACATCTCGTTTAGGACCCATCTTTGCAGCATTCCAATCAGACCATTTAGTATCCCACATTGCAAATCCATCATGATGTTCTGCTACCGGCCCTGCAAACTTTGCACCGGATTTGGCAAAAAGATCTGCCCATTCTTCAGCATTAAACTTCTCAGCAGTAAATTTGGGAATCAAATCTTTGTAGCCGAATTCAGTAGTAACTTTTCCATATTTCTTATAAAAATCCTGAGCTGCTTTGGATTTTGGTCTTTGATAAGCAGCATATGAATTCCAGGTAGCATTCCCACGGGTTGCAGAATAGCAGTAAATTCCCCAATGCGTATAAATACCAAATTTTCCATCCTTAAGCCATTGAGGTGTCTCATGATGTTTCAAGCTCACCCAATCAGGTGTATATTTCTTCGCGCTTTTTGAACAACCAGTAGTGATTAAAAGCGCAAAAAATACAACCCCTAAGATTTTAATACGTTTCATTATTTTCTCCTCTATATTAAGTGTAAAAGTTATAATGTTTTCAAAGTAATATCAGTAACCTTCACAGATTTCTTTTTTATCCAGACAATAAGATCAGCTTTCCCATTTATATTATACTCTATACCGTATCTAAATTTATTACCTCTAACAATTTTTTTTCCATCAAGCAATAAACCAACTTCATTACTATCCCATCCTTTAATCACAAAGCACGGATTTAATACTGGAGAATCCTTTGACCCATTTAAAACAAATGACAGATTCCCTGCCGACGATTCATTCTTGATCACATAAGCTCTCTGTGTATAATCATAACCCTCGTTTATGTAGCCTTTAGAAGTCACAGTTAATTCAGGTGGTTTATTCCACGACCTTGCCAGAAAAACCAATGTTTTAGGATCCCTGTCAGTCATTCCATACAAAGCAGCTTTACCATTAGGATCACCCCAGCTTAGTGATGAATGTGAAGCACGATCTGGTGCTGAGGCACTTCTACCGTCAGAAGAAATCTGAGCTACCGGCCAATGATTCCACCATGGAAAATGGGAGTACTCTGGACGAACTTCAAGATTAAATACTTCAAAACTGCCGCCTTCTCTATAAATCAGGAAGGGTTTAAATTTAGATTTCAAGTTGATTACCTGAATCACTGCATCTTTCAGGCCAAACTTTGGATATCCATGCTCCCATGAGTAAGTTTCTTCTTTACCTTCCATATTTATAAGAGTACAGG comes from bacterium and encodes:
- a CDS encoding galactose mutarotase → MKIFKIVVGVAVFLLFVECQNRGVTKMKITKQPFGQTEDDVPVDLFTLVNETGMEAKITNYGAIVVSLKVKDRKGDYGDVVLGYDSLKQYIDNNPYFGAIVGRYGNRIDKGKFTLDGVEYILATNDGENHLHGGIKGFDKVVWDAEPINGKEPALKLSYLSKDGEEGYPGNLNVTVTYTLTNGNALEIDYKATTDKPTVLNLTNHSYFNLAGAGEGDILDHVLWINADKTTTVVKGLIPTGELKSVTNTPFDFRKPTCIGERINADDKQLELGPGYDCNWVLNDWDGSLKLAVTLLEQKSGRFMEVLTTEPGMQFYSGNFLDGTIKGKKGKIYSYRSAVVLEADH
- a CDS encoding alpha-L-fucosidase — translated: MKRIKILGVVFFALLITTGCSKSAKKYTPDWVSLKHHETPQWLKDGKFGIYTHWGIYCYSATRGNATWNSYAAYQRPKSKAAQDFYKKYGKVTTEFGYKDLIPKFTAEKFNAEEWADLFAKSGAKFAGPVAEHHDGFAMWDTKWSDWNAAKMGPKRDVVGELEKAIKGKGLKFVTAFHHAANWFFFPTWDKTKDCSNPAYSGLYGPIHKKGAIRNKEFLDEWYGKLVEVVDKYDPDYVWFDFALDMIQEDYVKNFVAYYYNKAIDRGKDVIISYKHDDLPPGAGIYDLELGQEPELTHYDWITDTSIDDQGAWGYIPNLNYKSVNRLVDNLVDRVSKNGYLLLNIGPKWDGTIPEGAKRGLLGMGKWLKVNGEAIYGTTSWTKYGEGPTGVKIGDEGDAMFNESDIKYTKEDIRFTVKGNVLYAIILDWPGESVLIKSLVPLDGDEEFPGYYIYPNEIQKITMLGDGKELNWKIIKGKGLKVDMPKEKPCENAFVLKIERS